Proteins found in one Deltaproteobacteria bacterium genomic segment:
- a CDS encoding choloylglycine hydrolase family protein translates to MRKKEIETRLGVAVVTLICCLCIFAASLKESSACTGIRLMPKDGSMIYARTLEFSPTMFFSNIIIVPRGIEFTGETPTAVHGHKWKAKYGIVGMDSLGLPLLTDGLNEAGLGAGAFFHPGFAGYEKFEESKASRSIAPHDFITWILSRFATVEEVKASLDQVMVVPVKAGPWGFVAPLHYIVHDKSGKCLVIEYLGGKRIIYDNPIGILTNSPTFDWHLQNLRNFVNLNPVEIQPRDVMGLNLSPLGGGSGMHGLPGDFTPPSRFVRATFLTAQSPQAKTAFEGIRQAFRILNQFDIPKGAHRTVVDETKAMYGETVWTSAADLTNGRYFFHTINNRRLRMVDLKKVNLDAPAIVTVPLKGDQEDVLDLTPASAK, encoded by the coding sequence ATGAGAAAAAAAGAGATAGAAACACGTCTTGGAGTAGCGGTGGTTACTTTGATTTGCTGTTTGTGTATTTTTGCAGCCTCTCTGAAGGAGTCATCGGCGTGCACGGGAATCCGTCTCATGCCGAAAGACGGATCCATGATTTACGCCCGCACCCTTGAATTTTCGCCCACCATGTTTTTCAGTAATATCATTATCGTCCCCCGGGGTATCGAGTTTACAGGCGAAACGCCCACCGCAGTTCACGGTCATAAGTGGAAGGCCAAATACGGAATCGTGGGAATGGATTCATTGGGCTTACCCTTGTTGACGGATGGCTTAAACGAGGCTGGCCTGGGTGCGGGGGCCTTCTTCCATCCGGGATTCGCCGGCTATGAAAAGTTTGAAGAGTCAAAGGCGTCGCGCTCGATCGCCCCTCATGATTTTATTACCTGGATTCTGTCCCGGTTCGCCACGGTCGAGGAGGTGAAGGCCTCTCTCGATCAAGTCATGGTCGTTCCCGTCAAGGCGGGGCCATGGGGCTTTGTTGCACCGCTTCATTATATCGTCCATGATAAATCGGGGAAATGTCTGGTCATCGAATACCTGGGGGGAAAGCGCATCATCTACGACAACCCGATTGGAATTCTCACCAACTCGCCCACCTTTGATTGGCATCTTCAGAACCTTCGGAACTTCGTTAATTTGAACCCGGTTGAAATCCAGCCGCGGGACGTCATGGGCCTGAACCTGTCTCCCTTGGGAGGAGGCTCCGGGATGCACGGACTGCCGGGGGATTTTACTCCTCCCTCACGATTTGTAAGGGCCACATTTCTTACCGCCCAATCGCCTCAGGCTAAAACGGCCTTTGAAGGGATAAGGCAGGCTTTCCGCATCCTCAACCAGTTTGACATCCCGAAGGGCGCCCATCGAACCGTTGTGGATGAGACCAAGGCCATGTACGGTGAAACGGTGTGGACTTCGGCGGCCGATTTGACCAACGGCCGTTACTTTTTCCATACAATTAACAATCGCCGGTTACGAATGGTTGACCTGAAAAAAGTGAATCTCGATGCGCCGGCGATCGTCACCGTCCCCTTGAAGGGGGACCAGGAAGATGTGCTTGACCTGACCCCGGCATCGGCCAAGTAA